One genomic window of Prochlorococcus marinus str. NATL2A includes the following:
- a CDS encoding peroxiredoxin: MKRSEFIKSFILFSSILFIKPSRLFASINSVKIGKKAPNFLLNGYNKNSPNKKQWSLDDFSKKWLVLYFYPKDFSSGCTLEAKNFQDNLSKYNKINASIVGISADSEEEHESFCTSENLGYTLLSDANSVISKSYDSWLDPYSKRNTFLINPEGIVVYKWIGVRPIGHAQEVLKELTKQQKIYA, translated from the coding sequence ATGAAAAGAAGTGAATTTATAAAATCCTTTATTTTATTTTCTAGTATTTTATTTATTAAACCTTCGAGACTATTTGCAAGTATAAATTCAGTTAAAATTGGCAAAAAGGCACCCAATTTTTTGTTGAATGGATATAACAAAAACAGCCCAAATAAAAAGCAATGGTCATTGGATGATTTTTCAAAAAAATGGTTAGTTTTATATTTTTATCCTAAAGATTTCTCAAGTGGTTGTACATTAGAGGCTAAAAATTTTCAGGATAATCTTTCTAAATATAATAAAATTAATGCCTCAATAGTTGGGATCAGTGCAGATAGTGAAGAAGAGCACGAATCATTTTGTACATCCGAAAATCTTGGATATACATTACTATCAGATGCAAATTCAGTAATTAGCAAGTCATACGATTCATGGTTAGATCCCTACTCAAAAAGAAATACATTTCTGATCAACCCAGAAGGTATAGTTGTATATAAATGGATAGGAGTAAGACCAATTGGACATGCTCAAGAAGTTTTAAAAGAGCTTACTAAACAACAAAAAATATATGCATGA
- the rpmB gene encoding 50S ribosomal protein L28 gives MSRVCQLTGTRANNGMSVSHSHIRTKKLQQANLQQRRLWWEEENKWINIRVTTRALKTIQKKGLGKYAKSLGVDLNKL, from the coding sequence ATGTCTAGAGTTTGCCAACTTACAGGCACAAGGGCTAATAACGGAATGTCAGTCAGCCATTCCCATATCAGAACTAAAAAATTGCAGCAAGCAAATTTGCAGCAGCGTAGATTGTGGTGGGAAGAAGAAAACAAATGGATTAATATAAGAGTTACGACAAGAGCACTAAAAACTATTCAAAAAAAAGGTTTAGGAAAATATGCCAAATCATTAGGGGTTGATTTAAACAAACTTTAA
- the htpG gene encoding molecular chaperone HtpG, with translation MPVKEEGTILIHTENIFPIIKKAVYSDHEIFIRELISNSVDAIKKRKMAAFAGDCVAADDEKIKISIDREHKTLTISDNGIGMTSDEIKKYINQVAFSSAEEFLEKYKQPDDGFIGHFGLGFYSSFMVAEEVEIITKSAKNDSQAIQWKCNGSPQYTLDESDKEEIGTDIILHLMEEEIEYIEPSRIKTLIKKYCDFMPIEISLEEEVINKMNPPWRESKQNLKDEDYIELYKYLYPFQGDPLLWVHLNTDYPYNLQGILYFPKISGRADWESGEIKLFCNQVFVSDSIKEIVPRYLLPLRGVIDSPDIPLNVSRSALQSDRRVKSIGNFIAKKLADKLKTLKKDETQFYADIWDSIAPFIKIGAMEDEKFAEQVKDIILYSTTKVPVEDNEENNGLVKSGSKTFTTLEGYKNRLTDENKKILYSTDEVSQSTALNMWTSQGKEVLKLDTVIDTQFIPWLEEKNKEINFVRVDSELDESIKDDSPEIADKDGNTKSETLKKIISSALNNEKVTVQIQNLKGDNSPPSLILLPEQMRRINDITALMEQKLPGLPEYHNLIVNSNHPLIQGLLKLNSNQIVIEGSSKSEEGQLASDIAIHVYEMAKLSIGGLENKDIAAFQNRNAELLGKLMKNFV, from the coding sequence ATGCCCGTTAAAGAAGAAGGAACAATTCTTATTCACACAGAAAATATATTTCCAATAATAAAAAAAGCAGTTTACTCAGATCATGAGATATTTATTAGAGAGCTTATAAGTAACTCCGTAGATGCAATCAAGAAAAGGAAAATGGCCGCCTTTGCAGGAGATTGTGTCGCTGCTGACGATGAAAAAATAAAAATTTCGATTGACAGAGAGCATAAGACATTGACCATTAGTGACAATGGAATAGGAATGACTAGTGATGAAATTAAGAAATATATTAATCAAGTAGCTTTCTCAAGCGCAGAAGAATTTCTTGAAAAATATAAGCAACCTGATGATGGTTTTATAGGTCATTTTGGACTCGGTTTTTACTCAAGTTTTATGGTTGCAGAAGAAGTTGAAATAATAACTAAATCAGCAAAGAATGACTCACAAGCTATTCAATGGAAATGCAATGGATCGCCTCAATATACACTTGATGAATCAGATAAAGAAGAGATAGGTACAGATATAATTTTACATTTAATGGAAGAAGAAATTGAATATATAGAACCAAGCAGAATTAAGACATTAATTAAAAAATATTGTGATTTCATGCCTATTGAAATCTCACTTGAAGAAGAAGTTATCAATAAAATGAATCCACCATGGAGAGAAAGCAAACAAAATCTTAAAGATGAAGATTATATTGAACTCTATAAATATCTCTATCCCTTTCAAGGAGATCCTCTCTTATGGGTTCACCTAAATACTGACTATCCATATAATTTGCAAGGAATATTATATTTTCCAAAGATAAGTGGAAGAGCAGATTGGGAAAGTGGTGAAATAAAACTTTTCTGTAATCAGGTCTTTGTTAGTGACTCAATTAAAGAGATAGTTCCTAGATATCTATTACCGTTGAGGGGTGTGATAGATTCACCAGACATTCCCTTAAATGTTAGTAGAAGCGCATTACAATCAGACAGAAGAGTTAAATCTATAGGTAACTTTATTGCTAAGAAATTAGCCGATAAGCTTAAAACATTAAAGAAGGATGAAACCCAATTTTATGCTGACATATGGGACTCAATAGCCCCCTTTATAAAAATTGGAGCTATGGAAGATGAGAAATTTGCCGAACAAGTAAAAGATATAATTTTATATTCAACAACAAAAGTTCCTGTTGAAGATAATGAAGAGAATAACGGGTTGGTAAAATCTGGTTCAAAAACATTTACTACCCTAGAAGGATATAAGAATAGGCTTACTGATGAGAACAAAAAGATTTTATATTCAACAGATGAAGTCTCTCAATCAACAGCACTCAATATGTGGACTTCACAAGGTAAAGAGGTCTTAAAACTTGATACTGTTATTGATACTCAGTTTATTCCTTGGCTAGAGGAAAAAAATAAAGAAATAAATTTTGTAAGAGTCGATTCCGAACTGGACGAAAGTATTAAAGATGATTCGCCTGAGATTGCAGATAAAGACGGAAATACAAAGTCAGAAACACTTAAAAAAATTATTAGTTCGGCTTTAAACAATGAAAAAGTCACAGTACAAATACAGAATTTAAAAGGTGATAATTCACCACCTTCATTAATTTTGTTACCAGAACAAATGAGAAGAATAAATGATATAACAGCATTAATGGAACAGAAACTGCCTGGTCTTCCCGAATATCATAATTTAATAGTCAATTCAAACCACCCACTTATTCAAGGCTTACTCAAGCTAAATTCTAACCAAATAGTTATTGAAGGATCCAGTAAATCAGAAGAAGGTCAATTAGCTAGCGACATCGCTATACATGTTTATGAGATGGCAAAACTATCAATTGGAGGGCTTGAGAACAAAGATATAGCAGCTTTTCAAAATAGAAATGCTGAGCTGCTAGGGAAATTAATGAAAAATTTCGTATAA
- a CDS encoding ATP phosphoribosyltransferase regulatory subunit has product MTLQPASGARDLNPQQVRKNHLIASKLSSLYQLWGYERISPPHIERLDTLTAAGGISNNEILKIVSDEPLGLRPEITASIVRAASTRFNEYERPLRFWSAGTSFKCNQSIDGGIDIEESFQSGVELIGTKAINAEIELLSLLIESLEVIEIDQKYKMTLLIGNTYLLELILSSFDSTKIDQIKKILSDLDYIALTTLDVKEEQRMFIKTIMNMRGKPEKVLTNLQNIYGSNSYIDKLEELFTIIEPLAKEKGIEVQLDPTLGTKYKLYSGLTFSLVSSSTSAPVTIAKGGRYDDLVKKFSSSAQNCYGIGFSISVDKVRELVSTSKEKLVNNVKVLIAYKQSANLYKALKQQKELHRKGIISVISHEPLKTIDETNQLLKTNRCNKIEWID; this is encoded by the coding sequence ATGACATTGCAACCTGCCTCGGGTGCGCGCGACTTAAATCCTCAGCAAGTAAGAAAGAACCATCTCATTGCATCAAAACTTTCCTCTCTATATCAACTATGGGGATATGAGCGAATATCACCGCCGCACATAGAACGTCTAGACACACTGACGGCAGCTGGTGGGATTTCGAACAATGAAATACTAAAAATCGTTTCTGATGAACCTCTTGGATTAAGACCTGAAATAACAGCGTCAATTGTTCGAGCTGCCTCTACTAGATTTAATGAATATGAAAGGCCACTTCGTTTTTGGTCAGCAGGAACCTCATTCAAATGCAATCAAAGCATTGATGGTGGTATTGATATTGAAGAGTCATTTCAAAGCGGAGTTGAATTGATAGGAACAAAAGCAATTAATGCAGAAATAGAACTTCTATCTCTTCTCATCGAATCATTAGAAGTAATTGAAATTGATCAAAAATATAAAATGACATTGCTTATTGGAAATACATATCTATTGGAACTTATTTTAAGCTCATTTGATTCAACCAAGATAGACCAAATAAAAAAAATTCTCTCCGATCTTGATTACATAGCATTGACTACACTTGATGTAAAAGAAGAACAAAGAATGTTTATCAAAACCATCATGAATATGAGAGGAAAACCTGAAAAAGTGTTAACTAATCTACAAAACATATATGGCTCAAATTCATACATTGATAAACTAGAGGAATTATTTACCATTATTGAGCCATTAGCTAAAGAGAAAGGAATAGAAGTACAACTAGACCCTACATTAGGAACCAAATATAAATTATATAGTGGATTAACATTTTCTCTTGTTTCATCATCAACAAGTGCTCCTGTTACTATTGCCAAAGGTGGTAGATATGATGATTTAGTTAAAAAATTTAGTTCAAGCGCCCAAAATTGCTATGGAATTGGTTTTAGTATTAGCGTTGATAAAGTTAGAGAATTAGTCTCCACAAGCAAAGAAAAACTTGTTAATAATGTAAAAGTTTTAATCGCATATAAGCAAAGTGCCAATTTGTATAAAGCATTAAAACAACAAAAGGAATTGCATAGAAAGGGGATTATTTCAGTAATTTCACATGAACCTTTAAAGACAATTGATGAAACAAATCAACTCTTAAAAACTAACAGATGTAATAAAATAGAATGGATAGATTGA
- a CDS encoding inositol monophosphatase family protein — protein sequence MVIPSCKTAALNAGLGKDEINKLLELAKQAAERGGASLMNNYGRIKTIKCKGTAGDLVTNADIECEKLIIEYLEKETPYISILAEESGYKSKDGELKWCIDPLDGTTNYAHGYPFFATSIGLIWNSKPILGAISVPSLNEIYYASPEHGSYCNGEKINVTNTNSLSDSLLVTGFAYDRREVLDNNYSEFCWLTHLTHGVRRGGAAAVDLAFVASGKVDGFWERGLAKWDMAAGVPLVEMAGGIVSNYPSGDFDLNNGRILACNPEIQNELIKELGKIKPLTPNSYGGK from the coding sequence ATGGTTATACCATCTTGTAAAACCGCTGCTTTGAATGCAGGTCTGGGTAAAGATGAAATTAATAAATTATTAGAACTTGCCAAGCAGGCCGCAGAAAGAGGGGGAGCATCTCTAATGAATAATTATGGAAGGATTAAAACGATAAAATGTAAGGGAACTGCTGGAGATCTTGTTACTAATGCAGATATAGAATGTGAAAAATTAATAATAGAATATTTAGAAAAAGAGACTCCTTACATTTCTATTCTTGCTGAAGAAAGTGGATATAAGTCAAAGGATGGTGAATTAAAATGGTGTATAGACCCTCTTGATGGAACAACTAACTATGCCCATGGATATCCATTTTTCGCAACTTCAATAGGTTTAATTTGGAATAGCAAACCAATATTGGGAGCAATATCAGTACCTTCTTTGAATGAAATTTATTACGCTTCTCCAGAACATGGATCATATTGTAATGGCGAAAAAATAAATGTAACGAACACGAATTCCTTATCTGATTCACTCTTAGTTACAGGTTTCGCATATGACCGACGAGAAGTATTAGATAATAATTATTCAGAATTTTGTTGGCTAACCCATCTTACCCATGGGGTAAGAAGAGGAGGAGCAGCCGCTGTAGATCTAGCATTTGTAGCCTCAGGCAAAGTTGATGGTTTTTGGGAACGTGGACTTGCAAAATGGGATATGGCAGCAGGAGTACCACTAGTCGAAATGGCGGGTGGAATAGTTTCCAATTATCCTTCCGGAGATTTTGATCTCAATAACGGCAGAATTCTTGCTTGTAATCCAGAGATACAAAATGAGCTCATAAAAGAACTTGGAAAAATTAAACCATTAACCCCTAACTCTTATGGTGGAAAATAG
- the pstB gene encoding phosphate ABC transporter ATP-binding protein PstB: protein MNKKNIKTTSSVSLDNVSIRYGNSVAVKNVFCDIEKNQVTSFIGPSGCGKSTVIRAINRMNDLIEGCKLSGSVIFEGIDIYAEDIDPVEVRRRIGMVFQQPNPFPKSIYENIAFGARVNGYKGNMDQLVEESLTKAAVWDECKDKLNESGYSLSGGQQQRLCIARTIAIEPDVILMDEPCSALDPLSTLKIEETIHELKKNFTIIIVTHNMQQANRVSDYTAFFNTEKKDKDLGGKIGFLVEFDKTKNMFNSPKQKSTQDYISGKFG, encoded by the coding sequence ATGAATAAAAAAAATATAAAAACTACATCTTCAGTCTCACTAGATAATGTATCAATTAGATATGGCAATTCAGTTGCAGTTAAAAATGTGTTTTGTGATATTGAAAAGAATCAAGTTACATCTTTTATTGGTCCATCAGGATGTGGTAAATCAACCGTCATTAGAGCAATCAATCGTATGAACGATTTAATAGAAGGTTGCAAATTATCAGGTAGTGTTATTTTTGAAGGGATAGATATATATGCAGAGGATATAGATCCAGTTGAAGTTAGAAGAAGAATTGGAATGGTTTTTCAACAACCAAATCCTTTTCCTAAAAGTATTTACGAAAATATTGCCTTTGGTGCAAGAGTTAATGGATATAAAGGTAATATGGATCAATTAGTAGAAGAATCTCTTACAAAGGCAGCTGTTTGGGATGAGTGCAAAGATAAATTAAACGAAAGTGGTTATTCATTATCTGGCGGTCAACAACAAAGATTATGCATAGCAAGGACAATCGCTATTGAACCTGATGTGATCTTAATGGATGAGCCATGCTCAGCACTTGATCCATTATCTACATTAAAAATTGAAGAGACAATTCACGAATTAAAGAAGAATTTTACAATCATTATTGTTACGCACAATATGCAACAAGCTAATAGAGTCAGTGATTACACAGCTTTTTTCAACACAGAGAAAAAAGATAAGGATTTAGGTGGAAAAATTGGATTTTTAGTTGAGTTTGATAAAACAAAAAACATGTTCAATTCACCAAAGCAAAAATCGACTCAAGACTATATCTCTGGAAAATTTGGATAA
- the pstA gene encoding phosphate ABC transporter permease PstA, whose product MKYTSKKSLTYNPSLTRNIGNKALTIASALFAIISVLPLILVISYVLIKGGSYINLDTLILEPEPPGDDLLSAGGIGPAITGTFIMSVIASIISIPVGVGGGIYLAEYSKSGKFAKFIRFGSNVLAGVPSIIAGVFIYAIIVSTKILFGSMFSGIAGGISLSILMVPTIIKTTDEALKLVPNDMRRAAFGVGASKFTMITNITLPAAFSSISTGVLLALARAAGETAPLIFTALFSRYYITSFDDLFYEMGSLSVLIYNFALEPYEAQNQLAWAASFILVVVLLSLNILSRWIGTLGAFSKNKV is encoded by the coding sequence ATGAAATACACTTCAAAAAAATCACTAACTTATAATCCCTCTCTAACTAGAAATATTGGGAATAAAGCCTTAACTATAGCTTCTGCTCTTTTTGCTATCATATCTGTACTTCCTTTAATATTAGTCATAAGCTATGTATTAATTAAAGGTGGAAGTTATATAAACTTAGATACATTAATACTTGAACCCGAGCCACCCGGAGATGATCTTCTCTCAGCTGGAGGAATAGGGCCAGCAATTACTGGAACTTTTATAATGTCAGTTATAGCTTCAATAATATCAATACCTGTTGGAGTAGGAGGTGGAATATATCTTGCCGAATATTCAAAATCAGGAAAGTTTGCTAAATTTATAAGGTTTGGATCAAATGTACTTGCAGGGGTTCCTTCTATAATTGCTGGTGTATTTATATACGCAATTATTGTCTCTACCAAAATACTATTTGGTTCAATGTTTAGCGGTATTGCAGGCGGAATATCACTTTCAATTTTAATGGTGCCAACAATAATAAAAACTACTGATGAAGCACTTAAATTAGTTCCAAATGACATGAGAAGAGCTGCATTTGGAGTTGGTGCATCAAAATTCACAATGATAACAAATATTACATTACCAGCAGCATTTAGTTCAATTTCTACAGGCGTATTATTAGCACTCGCCAGGGCCGCAGGAGAAACAGCTCCATTAATATTTACAGCTCTTTTCTCCCGTTACTACATTACAAGTTTTGATGATCTTTTCTATGAAATGGGTTCATTATCAGTGTTAATTTACAATTTTGCACTTGAACCATATGAAGCCCAAAATCAACTAGCATGGGCAGCATCATTCATATTAGTTGTTGTACTTTTAAGTCTTAATATCCTTTCAAGATGGATAGGCACACTTGGTGCTTTTTCAAAAAATAAAGTATGA
- the pstC gene encoding phosphate ABC transporter permease subunit PstC — protein sequence MDKAIKSKFSLRTRPTSEKLVDASFKNIVVAMASMVAIVLFSIFAVVYYESTESISRYGLRFLFSSAWNPVTDEYGAFTAIYGTLFTSIASLLIAIPLGVGTAIFITENIIPKYIRNVIGIMVELLAAIPSVVLGLWAVFIMEPFIRPFLNIIYELFGFIPFFGTQPLGAGMMPAILILVVMILPIITSISKDSLNQVPSKLRQAAYGIGASRWTTIFKVIIPAAISGITGGVLLALGRAMGETMAVTMIIGNSNNFSWSIFAPSYTISSMLANQFGEADGSQVSSLMYAALILMILTLLVNVFAQWIVKRLSLKYQ from the coding sequence GTGGACAAAGCAATTAAATCGAAATTTTCACTGAGAACAAGACCTACTTCAGAGAAGTTGGTAGATGCTAGTTTTAAAAATATTGTTGTCGCCATGGCTTCAATGGTAGCCATAGTTCTTTTTTCCATATTTGCAGTCGTTTACTATGAATCTACTGAATCAATTTCAAGATATGGACTGAGGTTTCTTTTTAGCTCTGCATGGAATCCAGTTACAGATGAGTACGGTGCATTCACAGCTATTTATGGAACCCTTTTTACATCGATTGCTTCGTTATTAATTGCCATTCCATTAGGAGTCGGAACTGCAATATTTATAACTGAAAATATAATTCCAAAATATATAAGAAATGTAATAGGAATAATGGTTGAGCTTTTAGCTGCTATTCCATCAGTAGTTTTAGGACTATGGGCAGTATTTATTATGGAACCTTTTATTAGACCATTTTTGAACATAATCTACGAACTATTTGGATTTATACCATTTTTTGGAACCCAACCTTTGGGTGCTGGAATGATGCCAGCAATATTAATACTTGTGGTAATGATATTACCTATAATTACATCGATTTCAAAAGATTCTCTAAATCAAGTTCCATCAAAACTTAGGCAAGCAGCCTATGGAATTGGAGCGTCAAGATGGACTACTATTTTTAAAGTTATTATTCCAGCCGCAATTTCTGGGATAACAGGAGGAGTTTTACTTGCTCTTGGAAGAGCAATGGGTGAGACAATGGCAGTCACAATGATTATTGGCAATTCAAATAACTTTAGTTGGTCAATATTTGCTCCTTCATATACAATTTCCTCCATGCTTGCCAATCAATTTGGTGAAGCAGATGGAAGCCAAGTCTCTTCACTAATGTATGCAGCATTAATCCTAATGATATTAACCCTATTGGTTAATGTATTTGCTCAGTGGATTGTAAAAAGATTAAGCTTAAAATATCAATAA
- the dnaK gene encoding molecular chaperone DnaK has protein sequence MGRIVGIDLGTTNSVVAVLEAGRPVVIASAEGARTTPSVVGFTKESELLVGQLARRQLVLNPKNTFSNLKRFVGRAWDELEETSLSVPYSVRSNDQGNVRITSPITKREYAPEELIGNIIRKLIDDAETYLGENVDAAVITVPAYFNDSQRQATRDAAILAGISVERILNEPTSAALAYGFDKSSSRKVLVFDLGGGTFDVSLMSISNGVFDVKATSGDTQLGGNDFDQRIVDWLAEDFLAKNKLDLRRDRQSLQRLTEAAEKAKQELSGVQATPISLPFISTGKDGPLHIETTLSRKKYESLCNDLLDRLFDPVNTVIDDSGWNPEDIDEVVLVGGSTRMPMVKQLVKTLVPNPPCQSVNPDEVVAIGAAIQGGILSGELRDLLLNDVTPLSLGLETVGGLMKVLIPRNTSIPVRQSDVFSTSASNQSSVEIHIWQGERQMASDNKSLGKFRLSGIPPAPRGVPQVQVAFDIDANGLLEVSATDRTTGRKQSVSVTGGSNLNQNEVNKLIEESKVKASEDRKKRASIDQKNNALTLVAQAERRLRDASLELGPYGAERQQRSVEVAMRDVEDLLQDNDLQELEYAVGSLQEALFGLNRRLSAERKTDSNPIQGIKNTFGSLKDELFSDDYWDDDPWDYSQGRQNRNGDNNYGRRDVDPWDNDYYR, from the coding sequence ATGGGGAGAATAGTTGGCATTGACTTGGGAACGACTAATTCCGTTGTAGCGGTGTTGGAGGCTGGTAGGCCTGTTGTTATTGCTAGTGCTGAAGGTGCTAGAACTACGCCATCAGTTGTTGGCTTTACTAAGGAATCTGAATTGTTAGTCGGTCAACTTGCGAGACGCCAATTAGTTCTTAATCCTAAAAACACTTTCTCAAATTTAAAAAGATTTGTTGGCAGAGCATGGGATGAGCTTGAAGAAACAAGCCTTTCAGTTCCTTATAGCGTCCGCTCAAATGATCAGGGAAATGTTCGCATCACCTCTCCCATAACAAAACGGGAATATGCGCCTGAGGAACTTATTGGCAATATCATTAGAAAGTTAATAGATGACGCTGAAACATATTTAGGAGAAAACGTTGATGCAGCTGTAATCACTGTTCCCGCTTATTTCAACGATTCACAAAGACAAGCTACCCGTGATGCTGCGATTTTGGCGGGCATATCTGTTGAAAGGATTCTAAATGAACCAACCTCCGCCGCTCTTGCTTATGGATTTGATAAAAGCTCATCTAGAAAAGTTTTGGTTTTTGATTTAGGTGGGGGAACATTTGATGTTTCTTTAATGTCTATTTCCAATGGTGTTTTTGATGTAAAGGCAACTTCAGGTGATACACAATTGGGAGGTAATGATTTTGATCAAAGAATTGTTGATTGGCTTGCTGAAGATTTTTTAGCAAAAAATAAACTTGACCTAAGAAGAGATAGGCAATCATTACAAAGACTTACTGAAGCAGCTGAGAAAGCTAAACAAGAACTTTCTGGTGTTCAAGCCACACCAATCTCACTCCCTTTTATTTCTACAGGAAAAGATGGACCATTACATATAGAAACTACCCTAAGTAGAAAAAAGTACGAGAGTCTTTGCAATGACCTTTTAGACAGATTATTTGATCCTGTTAATACTGTTATTGATGATTCAGGGTGGAATCCTGAGGATATTGATGAAGTTGTTCTTGTAGGTGGAAGTACACGTATGCCAATGGTAAAGCAATTAGTTAAAACATTAGTTCCAAATCCACCTTGTCAATCTGTTAACCCTGATGAAGTTGTTGCTATTGGTGCGGCAATTCAAGGTGGGATTCTTTCAGGCGAGTTGAGAGACCTTTTATTGAATGATGTCACACCTCTCTCTTTAGGACTAGAAACTGTAGGTGGATTAATGAAGGTTCTAATTCCACGTAATACGTCCATACCAGTTAGACAATCCGATGTGTTTAGCACATCTGCTTCCAACCAATCATCAGTTGAAATTCATATATGGCAAGGAGAGAGGCAAATGGCCTCAGACAACAAATCACTGGGAAAATTCAGATTATCTGGTATTCCTCCAGCTCCTCGAGGTGTTCCTCAAGTTCAGGTGGCTTTTGATATTGATGCCAATGGTTTATTAGAAGTAAGTGCTACTGACCGAACTACTGGGAGGAAACAGTCTGTAAGTGTTACTGGCGGTTCAAATTTGAATCAAAATGAAGTTAATAAGTTGATTGAGGAGTCCAAAGTAAAAGCATCTGAAGATAGAAAAAAGCGAGCTTCTATTGATCAGAAAAATAATGCATTAACACTTGTTGCTCAAGCTGAGAGACGGCTAAGAGACGCTTCACTTGAGTTGGGGCCCTATGGCGCTGAGAGACAACAAAGATCTGTAGAGGTTGCGATGAGAGACGTTGAAGATTTGCTTCAAGACAATGATTTGCAGGAACTCGAATATGCAGTCGGTTCTCTACAAGAAGCATTGTTTGGTTTGAATCGTCGCTTATCAGCAGAAAGAAAAACAGATTCTAATCCCATACAAGGTATTAAAAATACTTTTGGGTCATTAAAGGACGAGTTGTTTTCAGACGACTACTGGGATGATGATCCTTGGGATTATTCTCAAGGACGTCAAAATAGAAATGGTGATAATAATTATGGGAGAAGGGATGTAGATCCTTGGGATAATGACTACTACCGTTGA
- a CDS encoding DnaJ domain-containing protein has protein sequence MTTTVDPNYWSLLGVSPECDSNELKFAFRKEARKWHPDLNKNDVNAEERFKLINEAYAILSDPKKRREWEKQNHNHKDIFDNRFPTYEEYIDLVLGIKTDLKSESDDQYSEHSEEEYENFEQTNFNEYVPTTSEPAPPPTLIYEDQESIVEISPDQALYGSSVEIQLQDGTLVEVLTPPFAGDGWRLRIEGAAIGCRDHFVQLKVQTEDGLRIDGLRVTYRLELFPHDALLGCAVDIPTLNGSVTLQVPPNSSTGRLLRLRGRGLEYEEYRGDQIVEIIIVLPDNLSDSELALYQRLNEISMENY, from the coding sequence ATGACTACTACCGTTGATCCTAATTATTGGTCTCTATTAGGAGTCTCTCCAGAATGTGATTCTAATGAGCTTAAATTCGCCTTTAGGAAAGAGGCAAGAAAGTGGCACCCCGATTTAAATAAAAATGATGTCAATGCAGAGGAAAGATTTAAATTAATTAATGAAGCCTATGCGATTCTTAGCGATCCAAAAAAGAGAAGGGAATGGGAGAAACAAAATCATAACCATAAAGATATCTTTGATAATAGATTCCCAACCTATGAGGAATATATAGATCTTGTATTAGGAATTAAAACAGATTTAAAAAGTGAAAGTGATGATCAATATTCAGAACATTCTGAAGAAGAATATGAAAACTTTGAACAAACTAATTTTAACGAATATGTTCCTACAACTAGTGAACCTGCGCCACCTCCAACTTTAATTTATGAAGATCAAGAATCAATTGTAGAAATCTCACCAGATCAAGCTCTTTATGGATCTTCAGTTGAAATCCAGTTACAAGACGGCACTCTTGTTGAGGTGTTAACTCCGCCATTTGCAGGTGATGGATGGAGATTACGAATAGAAGGTGCTGCAATAGGTTGTCGAGATCATTTTGTACAATTAAAAGTACAAACAGAAGATGGTCTAAGAATTGATGGATTAAGAGTTACGTATCGTCTTGAATTGTTTCCACATGATGCTTTATTGGGATGTGCTGTAGATATTCCAACTTTAAATGGATCTGTGACATTACAAGTTCCTCCTAATTCATCTACAGGGAGATTGTTAAGACTTAGAGGACGTGGATTGGAATATGAAGAATATCGTGGTGATCAAATCGTTGAAATAATTATTGTGTTACCAGATAATTTAAGTGATTCTGAACTAGCATTATATCAGCGACTAAATGAAATATCTATGGAGAATTATTAG